Proteins found in one Planococcus citri chromosome 2, ihPlaCitr1.1, whole genome shotgun sequence genomic segment:
- the LOC135836512 gene encoding CD63 antigen-like: MVLETLEPTVGMKCIQHILLAFNAIFTFTGVILISVGSTVNNIFTDYAAFVEDRFFSPSIVIISIGVLVLVIALFGCYGAFKLSVAAIMVYCILLAAVFLMEAVVGIAGYILEDQIADMLVKTMNQTLQDYESDPVTAYTVDALQYELHCCGIRGPQDWMSVDILPPFSCCAYFDRGICIAVKRMGCLPQLEYLLDQSSLLLTSTVLMIALMQLLGVVFAFKLGRQLRKQKSLRDRFKWEVKESIISGHFDVQKVATVDPEYSRLPSYSELFSATNEVPVTNEKPENK; encoded by the exons atggttttagAAACTTTAGAGCCCACAGTGGGCATGAAATGTATTCAACATATTTTATTAGCGTTTAATGCGATATTCACA TTTACAGGTGTCATTCTGATATCAGTTGGCAGCACAGTCAATAATATATTTACCGATTATGCTGCATTCGTGGAAGATCGATTTTTCTCACCATCCATCGTGATAATCAGCATCGGAGTTCTGGTTTTGGTCATCGCCTTGTTCGGATGTTATGGAGCTTTTAAACTGAGCGTAGCTGCTATTATGGTG TATTGCATCCTACTAGCAGCAGTTTTCCTTATGGAAGCAGTGGTAGGTATAGCCGGATACATTTTGGAAGACCAAATAGCTGACATGTTGGTAAAAACAATGAATCAAACTTTGCAAGATTACGAGTCAGATCCAGTCACTGCATACACGGTTGATGCTCTTCAATACGAA TTACACTGTTGCGGTATAAGAGGACCTCAAGATTGGATGTCAGTTGATATTTTACCACCGTTTTCTTGCTGCGCTTACTTCGATCGTGGCATTTGCATTGCTGTTAAAAGGATGGGATGTTTACCTCAATTGGAATACCTATTGGACCAAAGCAGTTTATTATTAACATCAACTGTCTTGATGATCGCGCTTATGCAG CTCTTAGGTGTTGTATTCGCTTTCAAACTTGGACGTCAGTTAAGAAAGCAGAAATCGTTGCGTGATCGTTTCAAGTGGGAAGTCAAAGAGAGCATTATATCTGGCCATTTTGATGTACAAAAAGTTGCTACGGTGGACCCCGAGTATTCTAGATTGCCATCGTATTCGGAATTATTCTCCGCCACCAACGAAGTTCCCGTAACTAATGAAAAaccagaaaataaataa
- the LOC135836511 gene encoding alpha-ketoglutarate-dependent dioxygenase alkB homolog 4: MDRSKYCGCKGIRTCLQCEEKYGLKENQNLITNAIKSFPTYVYCIFCDKVFAGQNADEYLHHPNHRENGYQKVSGVYVFPEFITDDEEKQLIDDLDAMPWDISQSGRRKQNFGPNCNFKKRKLKPGAFKGFPSVTEFIQKRFNEVPLLKGYRTIEQCSLEYDPHRGASIDPHIDDCWIWGERIVTVNLLSDTVLILTKYKGDKSRYNLQLAPNIDTDPDDIAIRIPMPRKSLVILCGDARYNWEHCILREDIQKRRVCLAYREFTPDYLPGGKNAIESEMILKLAENFW, from the exons atggaTCGATCGAAATACTGTGGATGTAAAGGTATAAGAACGTGTTTGCAATGTGAAGAAAAGTACGGCCTGAAGGAAAACCAAAACCTCATTACGAATGCT ATCAAAAGTTTCCCAACGTACGTATATTGCATATTCTGCGATAAAGTGTTTGCCGGCCAAAACGCTGATGAATATTTACATCACCCAAATCACCGAGAAAATGGTTACCAAAAAGTATCCGGTGTTTATGTGTTTCCTGAATTCATCACAGATGACGAAGAAAAGCAACTAATTGATGATTTAGATGCCATGCCTTGGGATATATCACAAAGCGGACGACGGAAACAG AATTTCGgaccaaattgtaattttaagaaACGAAAACTCAAACCAGGTGCTTTCAAAGGGTTCCCTAGTGTTACCgagtttattcaaaaaagatTCAACGAAGTACCATTATTAAAAGGTTACCGAACTATTGAACAGTGTTCTTTAGAATACGATCCTCATCGAGGAGCGTCGATCGATCCTCATATAGATGATTGTTGGATTTGGGGCGAACGTATTGTCACCGTTAATCTCTTATCCGAcacagttttgattttgaccaAGTATAAGGGTGATAAATCGCGATATAATCTACAGCTAGCTCCTAATATTGACACCGATCCGGATGATATCGCCATTAGAATACCTATGCCGAGGAAATCGTTAGTAATTCTATGCGGGGACGCTAGATATAATTGGGAGCATTGCATTCTAAGAGAAGATATCCAAAAACGTAGAGTTTGTTTAGCTTATAGAGAATTTACGCCGGATTATTTACCCGGAGGGAAGAATGCGATAGAAagtgaaatgattttaaaattagccgaaaatttttggtga